One window of Chryseobacterium indologenes genomic DNA carries:
- a CDS encoding TSUP family transporter produces MSNSLYPIFLKLENLSLLIIGGGKVALEKLESVLGNSPDTFIKLVAKEIIPEVRALQHEFSNLTLHERGYDEHDFNDADLAIIAVNDIELAGEIRGKAQQKNVLVNIADKPDLCDFYLGSIVKKGSLKIAISTNGKSPTIAKRLRETFTEVIPDEMDHVLDNMQHIRNRLTGDFNYKVKELNKITTEYLSDGKVSLKPDMEIEKLINITKTAQRKANIYLAIIGILLLFGLFGLVVYQFNLSDDIQYFLNKDGHIFYWMLFAGFMAEIVAGSMGMGYGVICTTILLLLNVPPPVVSASIHSAESFTTAAGSFSHYKLGNVNKKMVWVLFPLAIVGSVIGALTLSHYGEHYAHIVKPIIACYTLYLGINILRNAFKDKKSGQTKTKRRTNLRILGLAGGFIDSFAGGGWGPLVTGTLIKEGRIPRYVVGSSTVAKFLLTVTSAITFIFTIGIHHWNIVLGLLLGGIFTAPFSAMLTAKLPTKKMFVVVGIVVILMSLVTITKSFLS; encoded by the coding sequence AATTATTCCTGAAGTCAGAGCCTTACAACATGAATTTTCTAATCTAACCCTGCATGAAAGAGGCTACGATGAGCATGATTTTAATGATGCCGATCTTGCCATTATTGCAGTAAATGATATTGAACTGGCAGGAGAAATCAGGGGAAAAGCCCAGCAAAAAAATGTATTGGTGAATATTGCGGACAAGCCTGATCTTTGTGACTTTTATTTAGGTTCCATTGTCAAAAAAGGAAGTCTCAAAATTGCTATTTCTACCAACGGAAAATCTCCGACCATTGCCAAGAGATTAAGGGAAACCTTTACCGAAGTCATTCCTGATGAAATGGATCATGTGTTGGATAATATGCAGCATATCCGGAACAGACTGACCGGAGATTTCAATTATAAAGTGAAGGAACTCAACAAAATCACTACGGAATATCTGTCCGATGGAAAAGTTTCTTTAAAACCAGATATGGAAATTGAAAAACTGATTAATATTACCAAAACAGCCCAAAGAAAAGCCAATATTTACCTTGCAATCATTGGTATTTTACTTCTTTTCGGGTTATTTGGACTTGTGGTCTATCAGTTTAATCTTTCAGATGATATCCAATATTTTCTGAACAAAGACGGTCATATCTTTTATTGGATGCTGTTTGCAGGCTTTATGGCGGAAATTGTCGCAGGATCTATGGGAATGGGCTATGGAGTAATATGTACCACAATTCTCTTACTGTTAAATGTTCCACCGCCTGTTGTGAGTGCGAGCATCCACTCTGCAGAATCGTTTACCACAGCAGCAGGAAGTTTCAGCCATTACAAACTGGGAAATGTCAATAAGAAAATGGTATGGGTATTATTTCCGCTGGCTATTGTGGGTTCTGTTATCGGTGCATTGACGCTGTCTCATTACGGGGAACACTATGCTCATATTGTAAAGCCTATTATTGCCTGCTACACATTATATCTTGGAATTAATATCTTACGAAATGCATTCAAAGATAAAAAATCAGGGCAAACAAAAACCAAACGCAGAACCAATCTCAGAATATTAGGATTGGCAGGAGGTTTTATTGATTCCTTTGCTGGTGGCGGCTGGGGTCCTTTGGTAACCGGAACGCTTATCAAAGAGGGAAGGATCCCCCGTTATGTCGTGGGAAGCTCCACTGTAGCCAAGTTTTTACTGACCGTAACAAGTGCGATAACATTTATTTTCACTATTGGAATTCATCACTGGAATATTGTTTTAGGACTTTTATTGGGGGGTATTTTTACGGCTCCGTTTTCGGCGATGCTTACGGCAAAACTTCCGACAAAAAAAATGTTTGTTGTGGTAGGAATTGTGGTTATTCTGATGAGTCTTGTTACAATAACAAAGTCTTTTTTGTCATAA